The DNA region TAAAAGATTATCGTAGCGCAATAAAAGCATTTGAAAAATCACTTAAACTGAATAACCAAAATTATTTAACGTATTCTAATTTAGGAACAGCGGCTCAACTTTCTTCCGACTTTGATAAATCCATTGAATATTTTTCAAAGTCTTTGGAGCTTAACCCCGCTAATTTTTTAACTTTAATCAGCCTTGCCAATGTTTCTAATATGTTAAAAAGATACGATAAAGCTATTGAAAGCTACAAAAAGATTTTGGAAATAAACCCCGGTCTGTCTGATATTAGAAATTCTCTTATCAGCGCCTATGTCAGAAATAACGAGCCTGAAAAAGCGCTAAACGAAGTAAATACAATACTTTCTAAACAGCCCAAGTCAGTTCCTGCCCTGTTTCAGAAAGCAAAAATTTATATGGAAATGAAACAGTATGATGATGCTCTTAAAGTATTTTACAAAATCTTGTCTTTTAAGAAAAACTCGGCTACGGTTTATCATTCGCTGGCTATTTTATACACTAAGATGGATGATTTTACCAAGGCTGTCGAGTTTTTGAATAAGAGTATTACTTTAGAAGAAAATAATGCCCTTGCTCATAAAGATTTAGCCGTAATATTTTTAATGCAGCGCCAGACAGGTTACGCAAAAGAAGAGTTTGAAAAAGCGGTGGAACTTGCCCCTAAAAACCCCGAAATTTTAAAAGAGTACGCCGATTTTAATTTTGCGATAGGGGATTTTACGCTTGCCGACGAATATTACAAAAAATCGCTCGAAATTGAGAATAATCCTTATACACTGCTTGCAAGAGGTATTAATCTGATTTCTTTATCAAAACTTGATGAGGCTTTGCATGTTTTAGAGCCTTTGTACACATCTTTAAAAGACGAGCCTGAAGTAAGCTACAATATTGCCCGTATATATTATGCTACGGGTGAATATGCCATGTCATTAAAATTAGCGCGCCATGCTTATTCTATTTTGCCTACCGTAGAAATTGCCAATATGATGGCTATAAATTTGAAACACCTTGGTGAATACGACGAAGCTATATCAATTTTTAAAAAAATTATAGAACAATACCCTCATAACCCTTACCTTTATAATGATTTGGCAGAATGTTATGAGGCTAAAGAAGATTATGCAAAAGCCATAGAAACACTAAAAAAAGCAAACGATATCTTTCCTTTTGACGAAAACAGGATTATAAGACTGGCGGATTTGTATCTCAAAAATAATATGTCTGATGAAAGTAAAATTCTTATAGAAAAAGCTCTATACGATAATGAAAGCGAAGTTTTAAGAGAATATAAGCATAAAACGTTTAATTAATATTCAAAATACTGATTGAAATCCACATCGTCAAAATCGCATAAAAGCCTGTAAACAGGGTCATCTTCGTCCATTTTTTGAAAATAAAAATCATCAAAGCTCCAAAACTTTGGGTTGATGCCTATAACTTTGACTATTCTTTTATCAAAAAGAATTTTAAGCTTTTTTTTAACCAGTTCTGTAGGATATTTGAGTTTTCTGGCAAGCTCAATAGCTGTAATGCCTTCGGCATTAGCACACTTCTCGGGGGTACAGAACATAAGCTCTAACCCTATTGCCTTGAGTATATCATCTTTGATTTTTTCGTCTGTATTAAACATGATTAAATTTTATATTATTTAAAATGCTATTACATACTGCTATCTGCGTATTTTTAGCGGTTTATAAAGATGTCTATTTATCGGTTGCAAAAGATAAAAATGTTCTTAAAAACCTGCCTGCAAGTATGGCTGCAAAACCGAATATAAAGTCATACAGAATTTGCATTCCGCTCAGAAGCCATACCCAGCTTAGCATTAAAAACAATTGCTCGCCTTTAAAAAACATCAGTAAAACCAAATAAATTATACCTAATATGTGGATAGAAAGAACACCTGCAATTGTAGCCTTGGTAATTTTAAACCTTACATTGGGATTTTTTAATATATTGGCAACAAAAAATATCGCGGGCAAAAAACCCAATATAAAACCGAAGCTCGGTCTTAAAAAGTACAATGGACCGCCGCCTGATGAAAATACAGGAATACCTATAAACCCCAGTATTATATATATGCAGACGGAAAGCATTCCGTAACTCGGGCCCAAAAGCACTGCAATCAATAATACCACAGGAACTTGAGGGATATAAGAAAAAATGCTTATTAACGAGGTATTTTCGCCTTGCATTGAATCAAACGGGCTGAAAAGGTTTAGCGAATACAAATTTATCTTTGTAAATGTAGCTATCACAAGCGCCATTGTGCAAAGTAATATAACGGCAATAGTACCTATATTGAAATCAGGATAAGTTTCAACGATTTTTATACTTTTAATGGTTTTGATAAATTTCTTATATCCTATTTTCAATTTAATGCCTCAATGGATTGTTCTATTGCCTTAAAATTATTTTTAAATTTATCAGAAAATATATTCTCTGTCCACATAATAAGGGCATTCTCATTATTATCCTGATAATATTTTTCACGCTCGCCAATGCAGTCAAAACCGAATTTTTTATATAAATTTATTGCCGCAATATTTGATTCCCTTACCTCAAGTGTAAACCATTTTATTTCCATATCATAGGCTTTTTTAATCATATAAACAAGCATTTGTTGTGCTATTTTTTGTTTTCTTAAATCAGGATGAACCGCAAAAGTTGTTATATGCGCCTCTTTTAATATATCCCAAAAACCGCAGTAAGAAACAAGCTTATTATCCTCGTTTATTCCTATATAATAATGTGCAAGGTTGTTGTTTATTTCTGTTATAAAAGACTTTTCGCTCCAATGGTATTTGCCGAAAGATACCGTCTCTATCTCCATAATAGAAGGTATATCATCTTCCTGCATATTCCTAAACGATACTTTCATTGGCAGCGTCCTTTCATGTCTTTTATTATTACACAATTAAGAGATGGAAGGAAGGAGGGGTTTTAAGGTGAAGAGTTGAGTAGCTTAAATTTCCCGTCTTGGCTGTGCATGTTAGTGATTACGTAAGGATACTCCTTACCCGGTATGTTGCGACCTGCGGGAGGCACGTACTGTAAAAGCCCAAGGCGATAAGCTTCGTCTCCAAAAAAATGGTGGTGTCGTCAGGTTTGACAGCTGAAGTCTTTGGCGCGAAAACCATTATTTTAAAGAACAGGGAATTTACAGGGAAATTCTAAATATTTTTGCCTATTAATCGAGTTGGTTTTCAATCTGGTAATCTAAGAACCTTTACAAATAGTGGATTTCAGAGACCATAATTTTGCAAAAGAGACTGATTTTCCTAAAAAATAACAGGGAATTTTTTTAGAGTATCAGGGAAAGTTTTGACAAGAACTTGACTTATTTTGACTTGCAAGGTTAAATACAGGCTATGAAAAGACAACCGCCACTGGAATATAGATTTAAAAAAGGTCAATCCGGCAATCCAAAAGGTCGACCGAAAAAAGTCGATAAAGAAAAAGAATTTTTCGAAGTTGCAATGGCTGTTATGCAAATCACTTATAAATCTCTGAACAATGATGAATGTGCTGTTAAAAAAATGAAAAGTATTAAAAAGCTATTAAAATAATATCTGCCTTTTGGCTATCCTATTTTAATTCTTCTGCCTTGAAAATAGTGTATCCTTCGTAATAGTAACTTGTATCAATGCCTTTCATATAAATTTCTCTATCGTTAATTTTATCGGTTAATGCATTTTTTAATAAATGTTTTATTTCAACATCTTTTATAGGGCTTCTCTCCATAGCTAAAAGATAATCGTTTTTATCAATCAAGCTCCAATCTATCACTTGCTCCAGTTCTTTTTTTAGAATTACATCCAACCA from Candidatus Gastranaerophilales bacterium includes:
- the rimI gene encoding ribosomal protein S18-alanine N-acetyltransferase, producing the protein MKVSFRNMQEDDIPSIMEIETVSFGKYHWSEKSFITEINNNLAHYYIGINEDNKLVSYCGFWDILKEAHITTFAVHPDLRKQKIAQQMLVYMIKKAYDMEIKWFTLEVRESNIAAINLYKKFGFDCIGEREKYYQDNNENALIMWTENIFSDKFKNNFKAIEQSIEALN
- a CDS encoding DUF5681 domain-containing protein; the encoded protein is MKRQPPLEYRFKKGQSGNPKGRPKKVDKEKEFFEVAMAVMQITYKSLNNDECAVKKMKSIKKLLK
- a CDS encoding tetratricopeptide repeat protein, with the protein product MSKKLEKILNEANDFLAAKDFEAAKDLFAQILEQDDKNIEALKGMALSVFNLKDRTEALKYFKRANDISPDDATVAFYIASIYILNNQLEDSIEYLKQVIFLRPEYENAYRNLFTAYYKLNKFDEVLEEFSKVDKALINDSSVFSIVASVYMQRSDYSKALEILKKSAELDNAKEQTFNNMGACYLALKDYRSAIKAFEKSLKLNNQNYLTYSNLGTAAQLSSDFDKSIEYFSKSLELNPANFLTLISLANVSNMLKRYDKAIESYKKILEINPGLSDIRNSLISAYVRNNEPEKALNEVNTILSKQPKSVPALFQKAKIYMEMKQYDDALKVFYKILSFKKNSATVYHSLAILYTKMDDFTKAVEFLNKSITLEENNALAHKDLAVIFLMQRQTGYAKEEFEKAVELAPKNPEILKEYADFNFAIGDFTLADEYYKKSLEIENNPYTLLARGINLISLSKLDEALHVLEPLYTSLKDEPEVSYNIARIYYATGEYAMSLKLARHAYSILPTVEIANMMAINLKHLGEYDEAISIFKKIIEQYPHNPYLYNDLAECYEAKEDYAKAIETLKKANDIFPFDENRIIRLADLYLKNNMSDESKILIEKALYDNESEVLREYKHKTFN
- a CDS encoding biotin transporter BioY encodes the protein MKIGYKKFIKTIKSIKIVETYPDFNIGTIAVILLCTMALVIATFTKINLYSLNLFSPFDSMQGENTSLISIFSYIPQVPVVLLIAVLLGPSYGMLSVCIYIILGFIGIPVFSSGGGPLYFLRPSFGFILGFLPAIFFVANILKNPNVRFKITKATIAGVLSIHILGIIYLVLLMFFKGEQLFLMLSWVWLLSGMQILYDFIFGFAAILAGRFLRTFLSFATDK
- a CDS encoding Fic family protein, with product IYDFAGIVRDVNIAKGNFRFAPVMYLSASLAHIDNMPQSTFDEIIEKYVEMNAAHPFREGNGRSTRIWLDVILKKELEQVIDWSLIDKNDYLLAMERSPIKDVEIKHLLKNALTDKINDREIYMKGIDTSYYYEGYTIFKAEELK